A window of the Bombina bombina isolate aBomBom1 chromosome 3, aBomBom1.pri, whole genome shotgun sequence genome harbors these coding sequences:
- the LOC128652745 gene encoding olfactory receptor 52P1-like has translation MLEANKSLVRPEHFILVGIPGLEDVQFWFSIPLCSMFLLTIFGNTVMLYVILLEENLNKPMYFFISMLSILDLVLCFNTTPNIILIFWFNAKGITFDGCLTQMFFIHAVTAMETTILVAMAFDRYVAICHPLRYNTILTNNRIAVIGVSAIIRGTFFTIPFIPLVNRLSFCKTMVISHTYCEHMALAKIACSDITINKVYGLTAALLVVTVDIVCITLSYSAIIRAVMRLSSNKAKRKLFNTCGSHICVIIIFYTPALFSFFTHRFGHNISPKIHITIANLYILIPPMCNPIIYGVKTKEIRERIITSFFGKQIKSL, from the coding sequence ATGCTGGAAGCCAACAAGAGCTTAGTGAGACCAGAACATTTCATCCTAGTTGGGATTCCAGGACTAGAAGATGTGCAGTTCTGGTTCTCCATTCCTCTGTGCTCCATGTTTCTTCTCACCATATTTGGTAATACAGTCATGCTTTATGTTATTTTATTGGAAGAAAACCTGAACAAGCcaatgtatttctttatttctaTGTTGTCAATCCTTGACCTTGTTTTATGTTTCAACACTACACCCAACATTATTTTGATCTTTTGGTTCAATGCCAAGGGGATAACATTTGATGGATGCCTTACCCAGATGTTCTTCATTCATGCTGTCACTGCTATGGAGACTACAATATTGGTGGCCATGGCGTTTGACCGCTATGTTGCCATTTGCCACCCACTCAGATACAATACAATCCTCACTAACAACAGGATAGCTGTTATTGGTGTTTCAGCCATCATTAGAGGAACTTTTTTCACTATACCATTTATACCACTTGTCAACAGGTTGTCCTTCTGCAAGACCATGGTCATTTCTCATACTTACTGTGAGCATATGGCCTTGGCGAAGATAGCTTGTTCTGATATAACTATTAACAAGGTGTATGGTCTGACTGCTGCCCTCCTGGTTGTCACCGTTGATATTGTGTGTATAACTTTATCGTACTCTGCCATAATTAGAGCTGTTATGAGACTTTCCTCTAATAAGGCAAAACGCAAGTTGTTTAATACTTGTGGCTCTCATATTTGTGTCATTATTATATTTTACACCCCAGCACTATTTTCCTTCTTCACACACAGATTTGGGCATAATATCTCCCCAAAAATTCACATTACCATAGCAAATCTTTATATTCTTATTCCGCCCATGTGCAATCCAATCATTTATGGGGTGAAAACAAAGGAAATCCGTGAAAGGATAATCACAAGTTTTTTTGGTAAACAAATTAAATCTCTATGA